One genomic segment of Rhizorhabdus phycosphaerae includes these proteins:
- a CDS encoding LysR substrate-binding domain-containing protein: MLRNLDLDLLRCFVTIADAGSFTRAGERLGRTQSTISLQVKRLEDMLGRSLIHRTSRSLQLTSEGQRLLGTARKLLLLNDKAVAEIFEPDIAGAVRLGVPEDFATAHLPTVLAQFTEAHPLVELEVTCDLTLNLLERFHSGAFDLVLVKREPTLATTVGGMRVWREPLVWVARDRSAADGKETLPLIVSPQPCVYRKRAIDALEALGRPWRIAYTSTSLAGAQAAVRAGLGVTVLPREMVPETLLPVGPEAGLPALADTEIALLEAAGISDTAHKLSQHIVEALERGA; encoded by the coding sequence ATGCTGAGGAATCTCGATCTCGACCTGCTTCGCTGCTTCGTCACAATCGCCGATGCAGGCAGCTTCACCCGCGCTGGGGAGCGGCTAGGGCGGACGCAATCGACCATCAGCCTGCAAGTGAAGCGGCTGGAGGACATGTTGGGGCGCAGCCTGATTCACCGCACGTCGCGTTCGCTGCAATTGACGTCGGAGGGCCAGCGGCTACTGGGCACGGCGCGCAAGCTGCTGCTCCTCAACGACAAGGCGGTCGCGGAAATTTTCGAGCCCGACATCGCGGGCGCCGTCCGGCTGGGAGTCCCCGAGGATTTCGCCACGGCGCACCTGCCGACAGTGTTGGCACAGTTCACCGAAGCGCATCCGCTGGTCGAACTGGAAGTGACCTGCGATCTGACGCTCAACCTGCTCGAACGCTTTCACAGCGGGGCGTTCGACCTGGTGCTGGTCAAGCGCGAGCCGACACTCGCTACGACGGTGGGGGGTATGCGCGTATGGCGCGAGCCCCTCGTCTGGGTTGCGCGCGACCGGAGTGCGGCGGACGGCAAGGAGACGCTGCCCTTGATCGTGTCCCCGCAACCCTGCGTGTATCGCAAGCGCGCGATCGACGCCTTGGAAGCGCTCGGGCGCCCCTGGCGAATAGCCTATACGTCCACCAGCCTTGCCGGCGCCCAGGCGGCGGTCCGGGCCGGACTGGGCGTGACGGTGTTGCCGCGCGAGATGGTGCCGGAAACCCTCCTGCCGGTGGGGCCGGAGGCGGGCCTGCCCGCGCTGGCGGACACCGAAATAGCCTTGCTGGAGGCTGCAGGCATCTCAGATACGGCGCACAAACTGAGTCAGCATATCGTGGAAGCGCTCGAGCGAGGCGCCTGA
- a CDS encoding branched-chain amino acid aminotransferase, producing the protein MADSVQFQTIPNPNQLSAEARAQLIAEPGFGKVFTDHMVTIEWTEEAGWHDARVRAREPFSIDPASAVLHYAQEIFEGMKAYRGSDGAITLFRPEENARRFNQSAHRMAMPELPAELFLEAIERLVAIDAEWIPAGEGSLYLRPFMFANDVFLGVRPAKRYVFCVIASPVGAYFKGGAKPISVWVSDNYSRAAAGGTGAAKCGGNYAGSLIAQAEAIEHGCDQVVFLDAAEHRWVEELGGMNIFFVFDDGTVKTPPLGTILPGITRASVIALARDKGISVEEARYGFDQWQADAQSGRLREVFVCGTAATIVSVGRILHSGGEFLIGSGDAGPMTQDLRDRLVAIQRGETNDQFGWRRTI; encoded by the coding sequence ATGGCAGATTCTGTGCAGTTCCAGACGATCCCCAACCCCAACCAGCTTTCCGCCGAGGCGCGGGCGCAGCTGATCGCGGAGCCGGGCTTCGGCAAGGTCTTCACCGATCATATGGTCACCATCGAATGGACCGAGGAAGCCGGCTGGCACGACGCCCGCGTCCGTGCCCGCGAGCCTTTCTCGATCGATCCGGCCAGCGCCGTGCTGCATTATGCGCAGGAGATCTTCGAGGGGATGAAGGCCTATCGCGGGAGCGACGGCGCGATCACCCTGTTCCGCCCGGAAGAAAATGCGCGCCGCTTCAACCAGTCGGCGCACCGCATGGCGATGCCCGAGCTGCCCGCGGAGTTGTTCCTCGAGGCGATCGAGAGGCTGGTCGCGATCGACGCCGAGTGGATTCCGGCGGGCGAGGGCAGCCTCTATCTGCGCCCCTTCATGTTCGCCAACGACGTGTTCCTCGGCGTGCGCCCGGCCAAACGCTACGTCTTCTGCGTGATCGCCTCGCCGGTCGGCGCCTATTTCAAGGGCGGCGCCAAGCCGATCAGCGTCTGGGTATCGGACAATTACAGCCGCGCTGCTGCCGGCGGCACGGGAGCGGCCAAGTGCGGCGGCAACTATGCCGGTAGCCTGATCGCGCAGGCCGAGGCGATCGAACATGGCTGCGACCAAGTCGTCTTCCTCGACGCCGCCGAGCATCGCTGGGTCGAGGAACTGGGCGGCATGAACATCTTCTTCGTGTTCGACGACGGCACGGTGAAGACGCCGCCGCTCGGCACGATCCTGCCCGGCATCACCCGCGCCTCGGTGATCGCACTCGCCCGCGACAAAGGCATATCGGTCGAAGAGGCTCGCTATGGTTTCGACCAGTGGCAGGCCGATGCGCAGAGCGGCCGCCTGCGCGAGGTGTTCGTGTGCGGCACCGCGGCGACGATCGTCAGCGTCGGCCGGATCCTGCACAGTGGCGGCGAGTTCCTGATCGGCTCCGGCGACGCCGGGCCGATGACGCAGGACCTGCGCGACCGGCTGGTCGCCATCCAGCGCGGCGAGACCAACGACCAGTTCGGCTGGCGCCGCACGATCTGA
- a CDS encoding amidohydrolase family protein, which yields MKTLIRGFLLAGSMLVAGAVAHAEAIIFDHVTLVDGTGGAAQPDMSVAIDDGRFVAVTPTVAASQLKGRRIDATGRWMIPGLMDVHIHLGGPYNPEKKHDQGVQALASFLYSGVTTIYDAGNDARFILTLRDEERAGKILSPRILATGNLVTYPGSHGSAMGVEVDSWPQAKPALDKHIAEQKPDIVKLTLEEHGWGSRPMISLLPLDLMQNIIQYYNERGIRTTAHTSSELRAIEAIYAGVDSLAHPVIQGPVSDGFVKLMGAKKTPMATTLTIGEGYSRLVEHPEYLDQPLYAASYSKQQIAELKSKTRAEWKERSWTWWMKLMTPIAQENLRKIDAAGGVIAIGTDQSVGPAVHREMELMQAAGVKPGEIIRMATLNSARHLGREDELGSIAPGKVADAVLLSADPTADINNAKAIVVVIKAGALIDEDRLPMAGGPQKRRRDF from the coding sequence ATGAAAACGCTTATCCGGGGCTTTCTGCTCGCAGGCTCGATGCTGGTCGCCGGCGCGGTCGCGCACGCCGAGGCGATCATCTTCGACCATGTCACGCTCGTCGACGGCACGGGCGGGGCGGCCCAGCCCGACATGAGCGTGGCCATCGACGACGGCAGGTTCGTCGCAGTCACGCCGACCGTCGCGGCATCGCAGTTGAAAGGTCGCCGCATCGATGCGACCGGCCGCTGGATGATCCCGGGCCTGATGGACGTCCACATCCATCTCGGCGGTCCCTATAACCCCGAGAAGAAGCACGACCAGGGCGTCCAGGCGCTCGCGAGCTTCCTCTATTCGGGCGTCACCACCATCTATGATGCGGGCAATGATGCGCGCTTCATCCTGACCCTGCGTGACGAGGAGCGCGCCGGCAAGATCCTCTCCCCGCGCATTCTCGCCACGGGCAATCTCGTCACCTATCCGGGCAGCCACGGCTCTGCGATGGGCGTTGAGGTCGACAGCTGGCCGCAGGCGAAGCCGGCGCTCGACAAGCATATCGCCGAGCAGAAGCCCGACATCGTCAAGCTCACGCTGGAGGAACATGGCTGGGGCTCGCGGCCGATGATCTCGCTGCTGCCCCTCGACCTGATGCAGAACATCATCCAATATTATAACGAGCGCGGCATCCGCACGACCGCGCACACCTCAAGCGAACTGCGCGCGATCGAGGCGATCTATGCCGGCGTCGACAGTCTGGCCCACCCGGTCATCCAGGGCCCGGTCAGCGACGGCTTCGTCAAGCTGATGGGGGCCAAGAAGACGCCGATGGCGACCACGCTCACGATCGGGGAGGGCTATAGCCGGCTTGTCGAGCATCCCGAATATCTCGACCAGCCGCTTTATGCCGCCTCCTACAGCAAGCAGCAGATCGCCGAGCTCAAGTCCAAGACACGCGCCGAATGGAAGGAGCGCAGCTGGACCTGGTGGATGAAGCTGATGACCCCGATCGCGCAGGAGAATTTGCGCAAGATCGACGCGGCAGGCGGGGTGATCGCGATCGGCACGGACCAGTCGGTCGGCCCTGCAGTGCACCGGGAGATGGAGCTTATGCAGGCAGCCGGTGTGAAGCCGGGCGAGATCATCCGCATGGCGACCCTCAACAGCGCGCGCCATCTGGGCCGCGAGGACGAACTCGGCTCGATCGCTCCGGGAAAGGTTGCCGATGCCGTTCTACTGAGCGCCGATCCTACCGCCGACATTAACAACGCCAAGGCGATCGTCGTGGTGATCAAGGCCGGTGCGCTGATCGACGAGGACAGGCTGCCCATGGCCGGCGGTCCGCAAAAGCGGCGTCGAGATTTCTGA
- a CDS encoding GGDEF domain-containing protein yields MSTLPDVETLRLCSMLASAAFGLVFTMLWWRERSALHMLCWAASSFLYALTIIGFGIVGRDAFGLTSLLFGGLASSNILGVSGMRSLEGRSPFQWWMLLPIVAAPSLHGLPRLAIATGHLPLDSVLPQIGDAIGLSLSMILVGCAFLFGRTAYRTAGHRIVGCAQLAYVPAYALSVAGEFGTLRDVELLALLGMLSDQLLLGILNMGLLSIPIERAQRDLRQAALRDTLTGAWNRAGLHEQMGRLIEPGASVLVIDIDHFKTINDRHGHAAGDAILALIGREAALFALEDGGELGRLGGDEFAILLPASCEDALGFAEGLRARLARKTAIVHDWSVSMGLAAVQPGESDFDAALHRADISLYRAKAHGRGRVAA; encoded by the coding sequence ATGTCCACGCTTCCAGACGTCGAAACGCTGCGCCTGTGCAGCATGCTCGCTTCCGCAGCGTTCGGGCTGGTCTTTACCATGCTCTGGTGGCGCGAGCGCAGCGCACTTCATATGCTCTGCTGGGCAGCAAGCTCCTTTCTCTATGCACTCACCATCATCGGGTTCGGCATCGTGGGGCGAGATGCCTTCGGGTTGACCAGCCTGCTGTTCGGTGGCCTCGCTTCGTCCAACATCCTGGGCGTCAGCGGCATGCGCAGCCTCGAAGGGCGCAGCCCGTTCCAGTGGTGGATGCTCCTGCCGATCGTGGCCGCGCCAAGCCTCCATGGCCTGCCGCGCCTCGCGATCGCGACCGGGCATCTGCCCCTGGACAGCGTGTTGCCCCAGATCGGCGACGCTATCGGCCTGTCCCTGTCGATGATCCTCGTCGGTTGTGCCTTCCTGTTCGGCCGGACAGCCTATCGCACCGCGGGGCACCGGATCGTCGGTTGCGCCCAGCTAGCCTATGTTCCCGCCTATGCGCTCTCAGTGGCGGGAGAGTTCGGGACATTGCGCGACGTCGAACTGCTCGCGCTGCTTGGCATGCTGTCCGATCAATTGCTGCTGGGCATTTTGAACATGGGGTTGCTTTCGATCCCGATCGAGCGCGCGCAGCGCGATCTTCGACAGGCGGCCCTGCGTGACACGCTCACCGGCGCCTGGAACAGGGCCGGGTTGCATGAACAGATGGGGCGGCTGATCGAGCCGGGCGCATCGGTGCTCGTGATCGACATCGACCATTTCAAGACGATCAACGACCGGCATGGTCATGCCGCAGGAGACGCCATCCTGGCCCTGATCGGCCGCGAAGCCGCGCTTTTCGCGTTGGAGGACGGCGGAGAGCTCGGTCGGCTGGGCGGAGACGAATTCGCGATCCTGCTGCCCGCAAGCTGCGAGGATGCGCTGGGCTTTGCCGAAGGGCTGCGCGCACGGCTGGCGCGCAAGACGGCGATCGTTCACGACTGGAGCGTCAGCATGGGCCTTGCGGCAGTTCAGCCGGGTGAGAGCGATTTCGACGCAGCGCTCCACCGCGCCGACATTTCGCTGTACCGTGCTAAGGCGCATGGGCGAGGGCGGGTGGCGGCCTGA
- a CDS encoding DUF2309 domain-containing protein: MSLLLKERPKQQTLSAGDVQDLVQIASQVVAPLWPLESPIAVNPLAGFEDLPFADAISRAGELFGARAGMALAKWRRLLEQGKVDRVLLMQIAVEHLGGPDMAFRKVLPGITALDLLSARLLEIEERAEPDAEAPRSSGPGEAFLAKWCAVFFDQGVAAMPMPGRERGLYAAILDMALDDPDFAALAGNEAETLVDAMPSNPLEAIRLTLLDKPDQPEVRLHWLRTMLTRLPGWAGHIRWRSEKADPDVSRGAPATLTDLLGLWTLIDRLDPLPKAPPSFANDARDDLARHFSLDFLTLDRLEGEAKAIVRHIAGLSYADLAYLFMTAAERQLESQVVSGLRKHVRGHDGGKARPAAQMIFCIDVRSEPLRRAIEQRGDYETLGYAGFFGLPIALRSPLDSRRKRQLPVLLEPQHDLETRPVAGAEEEAHRMIERIRGATSLNSLAGSAKQGIVTSFATAEAAGPLAAAMLAIRNWAPRLAQKLVPPGRDALDPLMGACTASHDHDHDHAATDGMTLVNKADYARNLFALTGLKAEALGRIVLLVGHGASAVNNAFVGSLDCGACGGRSGGPNARALAAILNDDRVRSHLRADGVMIPEDSYFLAAQHNTSTDEILFYESWNIPASHQEDFELLRMDVEDAANETCGWRAARLGRTVEGQRTAALHWGEVRPEWGLSRNAAFIVGPRSISRDIDLDGRAFLHSYDWRQDNDGSALKTILTAPMIVAQWINCQYLFSTIDNAAYGAGDKSTHNIIGGFGVLQGNDGDLCVGLPRQSLFNDDGTPYHVPQRLLTVVHAPLDRVDRIVMETPILSRLFGNGWVKLIVIDPLDKAAHRWVSSDGIMPLSSATNGWAQGHYSV, encoded by the coding sequence ATGTCGCTTCTCCTGAAAGAACGCCCCAAGCAGCAAACCCTCTCCGCCGGGGATGTACAGGACCTCGTCCAGATCGCCTCCCAGGTCGTGGCGCCGCTGTGGCCGCTCGAAAGCCCGATCGCGGTCAATCCGCTCGCCGGCTTCGAGGACCTTCCCTTCGCGGACGCCATCAGCCGGGCGGGAGAATTGTTCGGCGCGCGCGCAGGGATGGCGCTCGCCAAGTGGCGCCGCCTGCTTGAGCAAGGCAAGGTCGATCGCGTCCTGCTTATGCAGATCGCGGTCGAGCATCTCGGCGGCCCCGACATGGCGTTCCGCAAGGTCCTGCCCGGCATCACCGCGCTGGACCTTCTGTCGGCACGGCTGCTGGAAATCGAGGAGCGTGCCGAGCCGGATGCAGAGGCTCCGCGCAGCTCAGGCCCTGGCGAAGCGTTTCTCGCCAAATGGTGTGCCGTCTTCTTCGACCAGGGCGTCGCAGCGATGCCGATGCCGGGGCGCGAACGCGGCCTGTACGCCGCGATCCTCGACATGGCCCTCGACGATCCCGACTTCGCGGCACTGGCAGGCAATGAAGCCGAGACGCTGGTTGACGCTATGCCGTCCAATCCGCTCGAAGCGATCCGCCTGACCCTGCTCGACAAGCCCGACCAGCCCGAGGTGCGCCTGCACTGGCTCCGCACCATGCTGACCCGCCTGCCGGGCTGGGCCGGCCACATCCGCTGGCGCAGCGAGAAGGCAGACCCGGACGTGTCGCGTGGCGCTCCGGCGACGCTGACCGACCTGCTCGGCCTGTGGACCCTGATCGACCGGCTGGATCCGCTGCCGAAGGCGCCGCCGTCTTTCGCGAACGACGCGCGCGACGACCTCGCGCGCCACTTCTCGCTCGATTTCCTGACGCTCGACCGTCTGGAGGGCGAGGCCAAGGCGATCGTGCGGCATATTGCCGGGCTATCCTACGCCGATCTGGCCTATCTCTTCATGACCGCTGCCGAGCGGCAGTTGGAGAGCCAGGTCGTTTCCGGCCTGCGCAAGCACGTCCGTGGCCATGATGGCGGCAAGGCCCGTCCGGCAGCGCAGATGATCTTCTGCATCGACGTTCGCTCGGAACCGCTGCGGCGCGCGATCGAGCAGCGCGGCGATTATGAGACGCTGGGCTATGCCGGCTTCTTCGGCCTGCCGATCGCGCTGCGTTCGCCGCTCGACAGCAGGCGCAAGCGGCAGCTGCCGGTCCTCCTCGAACCGCAGCATGACCTCGAGACCCGCCCGGTTGCCGGTGCAGAAGAGGAAGCGCATCGCATGATCGAGCGGATCCGCGGGGCGACGAGCCTCAACAGCCTTGCAGGATCGGCGAAGCAGGGCATCGTCACCAGCTTCGCGACCGCCGAGGCCGCCGGACCGCTGGCCGCAGCGATGCTGGCAATCCGCAATTGGGCGCCCAGGCTGGCGCAGAAGCTGGTGCCGCCGGGCCGCGATGCGCTCGATCCGCTGATGGGGGCATGCACCGCGAGCCACGACCACGATCATGATCACGCGGCCACCGATGGCATGACGCTGGTGAACAAGGCCGATTATGCGCGCAACCTGTTCGCTCTCACCGGCCTCAAGGCGGAGGCGCTCGGGCGCATCGTGCTCCTGGTCGGGCACGGCGCCAGCGCGGTCAACAATGCGTTCGTCGGCTCGCTCGACTGCGGCGCCTGTGGGGGCCGCTCAGGTGGCCCCAACGCCCGCGCGCTGGCGGCGATCCTGAACGACGATCGGGTGCGGAGTCACCTGCGCGCCGATGGGGTAATGATCCCCGAGGACAGTTATTTTCTTGCCGCCCAGCACAACACCAGCACCGACGAAATCCTGTTCTACGAAAGCTGGAACATCCCGGCTTCGCACCAGGAGGATTTCGAGTTGCTGCGCATGGACGTCGAGGATGCGGCCAACGAAACCTGCGGCTGGCGCGCGGCGCGCCTCGGCCGGACGGTCGAGGGCCAACGCACCGCTGCGCTGCACTGGGGCGAGGTGCGCCCCGAATGGGGCCTGTCGCGCAACGCCGCCTTCATCGTCGGCCCACGCTCGATCAGCCGCGATATCGACCTCGACGGGCGCGCCTTCCTGCACAGCTATGACTGGCGACAGGACAATGACGGCTCGGCGCTTAAGACGATCCTGACCGCGCCGATGATCGTCGCACAGTGGATCAACTGCCAATATCTCTTCTCGACGATCGACAATGCAGCCTACGGGGCCGGAGACAAGTCGACCCATAACATCATCGGCGGCTTCGGGGTGCTGCAGGGCAATGACGGCGACCTCTGCGTCGGCCTTCCGCGCCAGTCGCTCTTCAACGACGACGGCACGCCCTATCATGTGCCGCAGCGGCTGTTGACGGTCGTCCATGCCCCGCTCGACCGGGTCGACCGTATCGTGATGGAGACGCCGATCCTGAGCCGGCTGTTCGGCAATGGCTGGGTCAAGCTGATCGTGATCGACCCGCTCGACAAGGCAGCGCATCGCTGGGTGTCGAGCGACGGCATCATGCCGCTATCGTCGGCCACCAATGGCTGGGCGCAGGGGCACTATAGCGTCTGA
- a CDS encoding DUF6671 family protein, with protein sequence MDIAGRTAVIVTMHDKESVIEAGLAGLGLRFLPPPKIDTDGFGTFSGEIPRTGSQRDALLAKAGAGLDAVAAADFALASEGAFGPHPVHGFVPGGRELVVLLDRSSGRHVIGEDLTLDTNFASCDARSLSEAQDFAQRIGFPDHGLLLAPPGGGGPFLKNVRDGAAFDSTIAALLAGHGGVHLRTDMRAHRNPTRRASIARAVTDLALRLDQRCPDCGFPDWRGVLRAGRRCGWCGTETQDSADRFYRCRSCGLERVEPIDPGRMADPVHCPSCNP encoded by the coding sequence ATGGATATTGCGGGCCGGACGGCTGTCATCGTCACGATGCACGACAAGGAATCCGTCATCGAAGCGGGGCTTGCCGGCTTGGGTCTGCGCTTCCTTCCGCCGCCTAAGATCGACACCGACGGCTTCGGCACGTTCAGCGGCGAAATCCCGAGGACCGGATCGCAGCGTGACGCGCTGCTGGCCAAGGCCGGTGCCGGATTGGACGCGGTGGCGGCCGCAGACTTTGCGCTTGCCAGCGAGGGCGCCTTCGGCCCGCACCCCGTTCATGGCTTCGTGCCGGGCGGTCGGGAACTGGTCGTTCTTCTCGACCGGTCGAGCGGTCGGCACGTTATCGGCGAGGATCTGACGCTAGACACCAATTTCGCCAGCTGCGACGCACGCTCCTTGAGCGAGGCGCAGGATTTCGCACAGCGCATCGGTTTTCCAGACCATGGACTGCTGCTGGCCCCACCGGGGGGAGGCGGGCCCTTCCTCAAGAATGTTCGCGATGGCGCAGCGTTCGATTCGACGATTGCTGCGTTGCTGGCCGGGCATGGCGGCGTCCATCTTCGCACCGACATGCGAGCGCATCGAAACCCGACCCGCAGGGCCTCGATCGCGCGCGCCGTGACCGACCTCGCGCTTCGTCTCGACCAGCGCTGCCCCGATTGCGGGTTTCCGGACTGGCGCGGGGTCCTCCGCGCCGGTCGACGCTGTGGCTGGTGCGGCACGGAAACGCAGGACAGCGCGGATCGATTCTACCGGTGCCGGAGCTGTGGGCTCGAACGCGTCGAGCCGATCGATCCCGGCCGGATGGCCGATCCCGTGCACTGTCCGTCCTGCAACCCCTGA
- a CDS encoding proton-conducting transporter membrane subunit, producing the protein MHSTPASAQVEKQSPAQPLLIVAAAFFFAVMTVVDHAVPLFALDGLTAAMVGLVLLVAASIVTYSRRHMRASGAPRYFGNMLGLLTATASFLTTNHVLVFAAGWVASGFFLARLIGHVQGWSSARQSARLAANSFMTTDAALVLGLGLLSWRFGTASIADIVARVSQMPSFSAELAAALLAIAALARCAIPPLSRWLLASMTAPTPVSALMHAGMVNAGGFLLLRFAPLLEAAPVVRLTLVGIGAIGALYGIGVMIVRPDVKRALAGSTVSQMSFMILTCGLGAYAAALWHIVAHGLFKAWLFLGTGMTIRAPQIERVRPPVLAALGVSVLVLGAGFAAGIVDPQAPAFLPMAFALMTAILTFLTLPQSSGRTAQMVGSGLMVATLIGVHMLGLFAAESLYQRSAPPILPAGAQLALALLFSLALLWQFKPSAAARQLPRWLYVRLLNAGAVRA; encoded by the coding sequence ATGCATTCCACACCTGCTTCGGCCCAGGTCGAAAAACAGTCGCCCGCTCAGCCTCTCCTGATTGTCGCTGCGGCATTCTTCTTTGCCGTCATGACGGTGGTCGACCATGCTGTCCCGCTGTTTGCGCTCGACGGCCTGACGGCAGCGATGGTGGGCCTGGTGCTGCTCGTAGCGGCGTCGATCGTTACCTATTCGCGTCGCCACATGCGAGCGTCCGGAGCGCCGCGCTATTTTGGTAACATGCTCGGCCTGCTCACGGCGACGGCCTCCTTTCTGACCACCAATCATGTTCTGGTCTTCGCGGCAGGATGGGTCGCCAGCGGCTTCTTCCTCGCCCGGCTGATCGGCCATGTGCAGGGCTGGTCCTCGGCCCGGCAGTCGGCGCGCCTTGCCGCCAACAGCTTCATGACGACCGATGCCGCGCTGGTCCTGGGCCTCGGCCTGCTGAGCTGGCGGTTCGGTACCGCATCGATCGCCGACATCGTTGCTCGGGTTTCACAGATGCCCAGCTTCTCCGCCGAACTCGCTGCGGCCCTGCTCGCCATTGCCGCCCTGGCCCGCTGCGCCATCCCGCCGCTCTCGCGCTGGCTGCTGGCTTCGATGACCGCTCCCACCCCCGTTTCGGCGCTGATGCACGCGGGGATGGTCAACGCCGGCGGCTTCCTGCTGCTGCGCTTCGCCCCGCTCCTTGAAGCGGCCCCGGTGGTCCGCCTGACGCTGGTCGGCATAGGTGCGATCGGCGCGCTCTACGGGATTGGGGTCATGATCGTGCGCCCCGACGTGAAGCGGGCTCTGGCTGGCTCGACCGTTTCGCAGATGAGCTTCATGATCCTGACCTGCGGCCTCGGCGCCTATGCCGCCGCGCTCTGGCACATCGTTGCTCATGGCCTGTTCAAGGCCTGGCTTTTCCTCGGCACCGGCATGACGATCCGGGCACCGCAGATCGAGCGGGTCCGCCCGCCGGTCCTCGCTGCCCTCGGGGTCAGCGTCCTCGTGCTGGGCGCCGGGTTCGCCGCCGGGATCGTCGATCCGCAGGCGCCGGCCTTCCTACCGATGGCCTTCGCCCTGATGACCGCGATCCTCACCTTCCTGACGCTTCCGCAGAGCAGCGGCCGCACAGCGCAGATGGTCGGCAGCGGGTTGATGGTGGCGACCCTGATCGGGGTCCACATGCTCGGCCTGTTCGCGGCCGAAAGCCTCTACCAGCGCAGTGCACCGCCGATCCTGCCCGCCGGCGCCCAGCTTGCCCTGGCCCTGCTCTTCTCGCTGGCGCTGCTGTGGCAGTTCAAGCCTTCGGCTGCCGCCCGGCAACTGCCCCGCTGGCTCTACGTCCGCCTGCTCAACGCTGGCGCTGTCCGCGCCTGA
- a CDS encoding metal-dependent hydrolase family protein, whose product MKIFIGCAAALALALAAPGFAETTPVPGTPPHPTAPAALPTILHAGKLLAVPGEKVVEQATIVTRDGKILAVRSGYLDAAALGLPADTRVIDLKNRFVLPGFMDMHVHLSSGGSARNPMTRLKEGPEYFAINAYANGYRTLMAGFTTVRDLGSPGDSLFALRDAIRDGIVPGPKIIAAGEGISPTNGHADAHGLRRDLMEAQIRPGVCDGADDCRRAVRNAIKYGADVIKVHVTGGVLDESDAGTGQQFTDEELRAIVDAGHAMGRKVTTHAHGKSGIDAAVRAGYDSIEHAMWADEESLKLMKQHGTWLIPTVWPITWVGDTPEKVRQGPFKNLASNSLAKLYQLGDQPKKMVRAAIRLGVPIALGTDNGIAPHGTNGYEMLEYVEAGMTPMEALKTGTVNAAKAGGVADRGSIAPGLAADIVALEGDPLADIRAVLTVDFVMRDGIIFKKDGKAGETGL is encoded by the coding sequence ATGAAGATATTTATCGGCTGTGCAGCCGCTCTGGCCCTGGCGCTCGCCGCGCCGGGCTTCGCCGAGACGACCCCCGTTCCTGGTACCCCGCCGCATCCTACCGCTCCCGCCGCGCTGCCGACGATACTCCATGCCGGAAAGCTGCTTGCCGTGCCGGGCGAGAAAGTCGTGGAACAGGCGACCATCGTCACGCGCGACGGCAAGATCCTTGCGGTCCGCAGCGGCTATCTCGATGCTGCCGCACTGGGCCTGCCGGCCGATACGCGCGTGATCGACCTGAAGAACCGCTTCGTGCTGCCGGGCTTCATGGACATGCACGTCCATCTCAGCTCGGGCGGATCGGCGCGCAACCCGATGACGCGGCTGAAGGAAGGCCCAGAATATTTCGCGATCAACGCCTATGCCAATGGCTATCGCACGCTGATGGCCGGCTTCACCACGGTCCGCGACCTGGGATCGCCGGGCGACTCGCTGTTCGCCCTTCGCGACGCCATCCGTGACGGAATCGTCCCCGGGCCCAAGATCATCGCCGCCGGCGAAGGAATCAGCCCGACCAACGGCCATGCGGACGCCCATGGCCTCCGCCGCGACCTGATGGAGGCGCAGATCCGGCCGGGCGTGTGCGACGGCGCCGACGACTGTCGCCGCGCGGTCCGCAACGCGATCAAATATGGCGCCGACGTCATCAAGGTCCACGTCACGGGCGGCGTGCTGGACGAGTCCGACGCGGGCACCGGGCAGCAGTTCACCGACGAGGAACTGCGCGCGATCGTCGATGCGGGCCATGCGATGGGCCGCAAGGTCACCACCCACGCCCATGGCAAGAGCGGCATCGATGCCGCGGTGCGCGCCGGCTATGACTCCATCGAGCATGCGATGTGGGCCGACGAGGAAAGCCTGAAGCTGATGAAGCAGCACGGCACCTGGCTGATCCCGACGGTCTGGCCGATCACCTGGGTCGGCGATACGCCGGAGAAGGTTCGTCAGGGGCCGTTCAAGAACCTTGCCTCCAATTCGCTGGCCAAACTCTACCAGTTGGGCGACCAGCCCAAGAAGATGGTCCGCGCGGCGATCCGCCTGGGCGTTCCGATCGCTCTGGGCACCGATAACGGCATCGCGCCCCACGGCACCAATGGCTACGAGATGCTCGAATATGTCGAGGCGGGCATGACGCCGATGGAGGCGCTGAAGACGGGGACGGTCAACGCGGCCAAGGCCGGCGGCGTGGCCGACCGGGGCAGCATCGCCCCGGGCCTGGCGGCGGACATCGTCGCGCTGGAGGGCGACCCGCTGGCCGATATCCGCGCGGTTCTGACGGTCGATTTCGTCATGCGCGACGGCATCATTTTCAAGAAGGACGGCAAGGCCGGGGAGACGGGGCTGTGA